In Helicoverpa zea isolate HzStark_Cry1AcR chromosome 3, ilHelZeax1.1, whole genome shotgun sequence, the sequence gtaaCTTGATCAGAGATTACTCGAGACCTACTTACCTGTTTCAATTTTGGTCCAAAATGCGTGTTCTCGTGGCTCACCTTCAGCTCAAAACTTAACATGGGTAATTTTGGAACGGCTTCCATGATTATCAAAGCTGTTTTTACCCGTTTCAACTATTTTTCACTCGGTAAAACAATTTCATCACAAATTAGCTTATTTGTTCCACTgtcatttttttgtgttttttaatttagctAGAGGGTTCTTATTCTTGTCTCAGTTACGGTCATGTAAACCGGTAATCAGATTTCGTCAATATTATGATCTTCGCTTTTAAATACTCTGTCCTCAATTATATTAAGATTGTAGTTATTTACATAGaagttaatttgtttattgataAGTATTGTGAAATACGCcacaaacttgtaaaaatatGTTGCTATTTaccgtaaataatcgtaataatttatcaatttcttATCTGCGGTTTTTCAAAAAAGTCTTCCATAGTTCCGTTGTCTATGATTTGTTGCTGCTGTCAAGCGTCCTTCTGGGTGTTTGCTGTTGCTgcttcattttgttattttttgacaaaatacaTCATAAATTAGGAAAACATTACATGTGGACGATCAAAAACCTTTTACCATGAAGCTGAAAAAGCCTAAAACCGATACTGAGGTAAACTTCTTAACCATACATCTTTTGTTTACATGTCCTCGAACCCCGGTCGTGCTTTGCTATGCAAAACATTCACTTTTATCATCATATATCCGTTCTTATACTTATTACACTATTAAAACCTGACGAAAGCCTGAACTCTAACTGAATGAAGTCCATTTTTCACCATAGTCAACCAATCTCTTAACTATATTTTCTAGGAGGCTTTGCCTGTCGTACCTCCTCAAGCCGAGATCATAGAAGCTGATCTATACAAGCGCTCGTACTTCGGTCCTGACGTGCCAACCTTGGAGCTAGAGTGCTGGGAAGAAGAACTCTCAGAGGCCCAGCTACAAGCTTATAAGAATGCTGACGATGAGTACAAGAGCATTCAGAACCGACTAGATGAGATGGTCAAGGATACAGGTGGAGAAATCGTGTATAATGGAGACCAGTTTACAGCCTATCAGCTGCTTGGGAAGTAAGTTACAGATTTCTTGACAAGTTTCTTGTAGAATAATTATGATCTTCTAGTAAGAAGTTTATAAGCAAAATACTACACCTATGACATGTTTATGATATATAAAAGACTGTAAAATTACTTACATGCAATGCAATGAACAACAtgataatatttgtttaaaactacACCATGTGAGCCAGTGGATAAGTTAACTACATCAAAGTGTCTCTAGACATTACAATCAATGCCAGTTAATGTTTGTGTGAATGCGTTAAAAATGTACCAATAGTATTCGAGTGCTATTTCACAAAGAACTAACatttttgtcaatttattttacagacaACCTGTACTGAAAGATTTGGAAAGGCAAAGTGCTGAAATCATTCGATCAAGATCTCGCTCCCTGTCTATATCTAGGGAGAACAAGCCTGGAAAGAGAGGTATTGTAGTGGTATATTTACCTTTTGTATAACAGtaaattttattctatttttctatTGTGTTGTTGCATCCAGTTAAGACCGGCAGCTGCCTACAATATAGTCAgagaaaggctaggcagacacATATCCATATAACAAATCTATTGCGCAGTGCATCTATAACATAGatacaaaaaattataactaactCTTTTCTCCAGGTCGACCAAAGAAAATCCGCACAGAAGAAGACCGTGACTATTCACCTTCACCTGAGAGGAACAGGTCTCCGGAAGTCAAAcataagaagaaaaagaaggaCAAGGAAAAGGCCAAAGATAATAAAGATACTAAAACTAAAGACAAGACTCTGGCACCTTCTAGTAAGTggctttttttatgttttaccaATTAATGCACACCCCTATTTATTTCAACTATACATGTTTCAGATATAACTGATGGGAAAattgtttacataataatatttctggTGCTTCCAATTTTGCTATCTTCCAATTTTATAGTAATTTTCTAGTGTCATGATTACATGGggcttttttaaactaattttcTACTCTAATACATGGGCCTTTCTTAACCAGTCTACAATTTTACCCATCCAACTTCCAGCTGAACCTATTTGTACCactctttaattttatacagcacttataaataataattcaaactCTTGTAGATGTGCACAGCGTGGTGACGAATGTCCGACCGTCAGAAGCCACAGCTATCGGTGGCTTGCTCACCGGCAGTGCTACTAAGACAACTGCCATTGTTGATCTCACTAAAGATGATGGTAACAAGAATGTTGCTGATTCCAGAGAGGTGTCATTCAATAAGTTGCAAGGTAAGTCAGGATTTAATTAGCTTAGATAATGTCATAAAATTACCTGCTTTCTGCATTTCAGTATAAATAAAGAATGAAAGTACAACCTTTTCTtcgatttttatttgaaacttatgttgctggggagtgtgttccaccatttcttcttcccagtaaaaacataTAAGTCGTGAACGCTtgaaaaagtgctgatttacaGCCTACTTTGAATGAATTTAAGTCTTGAAAATACAAGTTAAAGTCAGATTTGAATCAGATTCTTATTGCTTGCTGAGTCCGAACCAAttgtacaaaagtatttttgcATGGCATGTTAATCACACAATATCCTATCCATACAGGCAAAACATTCCCGTCACTAGTAGTAGTGGCGCGTCCATACCTCCGCTCCAAGGACGCGGCCGCACCGTCCGACCGCTCCACTCTGGACAGCAAGGTGAAGTCCGTGCTGATGCACACACCTATGAAGTTCACCGAGTGGCTCATACAGCAGGGCCTGGTGCGGTCCGAGCAGTGGTGCGTTATACATGCGGGGAATAAACTTAAACTGGGTAAGTGACATAGTACCTGAGTATTCAATCGTATTTCACCAGACTTCGGCAACTAGATAAAATGTACATAGTCTGTGTTCAGGGTACATAGTACCTCTAATCTCAATCGGCCCAACTGTAAACTCCTTACCTTATTACCAgatattatcttgtatgtctctgactgaccacgggactacagagtcccggatttttggaaggcgaacgtggggccgaagccaacacgctgaagcccttttgagacaactttaatgaaatggcgacacaaaaccgacgattatccccgtatacactatagaaatgtacccaaggacaatccccggttctgtgctaaactattgctaactatggaggaaaactacttgggctattgtgatgggatgttagtggactaggaatgggaagactatgggaactatggcacctgccgataacaatgtttgcacacgtaaaaatggcaggtggagactcgccaactcacttactgggcccccaggaatcagtcactgaaaagcaacaagagggcaacagggacatgagcggctgagaagggtgaggatacctcggcggactttaaacgcagatcacgcgctccctgtgggtccagcatcaccggcccactcgccacttaccacgaggcacctaccctccgagcaggactaaccttgctctagcgactccactctgaccggccgatgaaggcaagccaagaggcgggagacctaccAGATATTATTATTACCAGCTGCGGCCAGCGCTTTTAGCCGCAATCTGTGTGGACTACTTCACGCACCTGAATAGCCTGAATAGCCTTCTCGTTTAATGGACAATCTAAGTATGAAAGCATAGATCGTCACTAAATGGATGAATGTTTAActaattctaattttatttccaGGCATGTACTCCGACGTATCAAAGTTCCCGTACTCAGGCGGGTACGTCTGGATATCCGAATGTTGTCCAACTCGCTTCGTCTCTGTCTACTCAAGTTCTATCTTCGAAGGAGCCACCTTCCCACCAAGCGTACTCCTCAAGCTCATATACCACTGGGCTTGTCAAACTAACGTCCAAAACGTGGTACAATGGGTCAAAGTGGACAATCTGTACGTGAAAGGCCTGTTTACCTGGCTAAGGGCCGTTTGCACGTCGGCCATACATCAGCATATGGCCTTATTAGGCGGTTCGGGCAAAAAAGTCGAGGTTGGCGTCATATCTTTGGGGACAACTAGTCATGATGGGACGCAGAGACAGGTGAAAGTTGAGGTTTTGGGTGTGCTGGATCCTGTGGAGAAGCTGGTGAGTTGAATCATTTTTCTGATGAATTTGGCAAAAGTGGTATTGATATACAAAAGAAGCTGAAAATAGGAACCTTTCAGGAGTTTGGAAAGTCAGCCTTTCatataattaaactaaaaatagtcgatttacaaaacaaaacaagaaccACAACATTCTTATAAAACATTCATATTCGAGttagtgtcagaaatcaacattCATATGAAaccttttttataaagtttatctGTCTGCGGCAATTATTCCAATTTCACTAACTTCTAGATCCGTCTCCGCGCAGTCGAACCTCTAGCGGAACACGAAAAGAACTACAAGAAGCGGTTCCAAAAGATCCTAGAGCCCTTATCCTCCTGGGTGCACCCTTCATCAGTGATCCTGACTGACCTCACCGTGGACAAGGGGACCCTGGTCTCCATGGGCTTCAAGAACGTGCATCAAGCATCAGCCCACTCCGATGCTTCGGCTGCGAGGAACAGTAATGCCAATATCATGGAGTATTTGAGAAGGATCGTGCCTAGAATGTTCCAGAATACTCTCTCTTTGCTGTCCAGACAGATTATACAGCAGTTCTTGGATGAATTGGTTTGGAGAGAAAGGTAAGATTACTTCGGAATTGGGACTTAACTTTCAATCTTGAACCTCTGAATTTTTATAGAAGCTTTAATTACAAATACTTCGTGGCCTCGGAAACGCGTTGTAAAAGCATAGGACAATTTTGAAACCCTAAATACAAACCTTGAATACAACATAGCTTTTTTCGTGcatatttattaagattttttatttcgttttttcaTTCTTGTAGGTATGGCATATCCCCCGGGCAAGCGTTCGACAACATAGTGATTCACATAGCTGAACAGAGTAAGATGGAGTCCAAGGATCCCATCACGGTTCGCCTCAACAAGATTGCCGCTAACCCATTCAAGAACTGGAAGTATCCTACTGGCAAGGTAAGGGGTCAAATAGATAaagtttttatcatattttgttgttataattTCTAGATTATCTGACTAGAATTATGAAGCGCAGGTGTAATAGAAATCAGTAAGTTGTAAAAAGAACGCTTTCAAATAGGGAGGCCATTTTGTAAACAGTCTCGAATTTGTAAAAAATCGCCATTAAATGTCTTCTTTTCCACATCTTTTTGCTGCAAAGATCAGGATATCAAAAACTTATTATTGCATTCATTAAATCTGTCCGTAGCTGTACTAAtctgtttgtaaataataaatctgtattgtacatttatttgttttagaaacGCGATAAACTAGAAGAGCCGGAACCTGAGACGGGTCGCGGCAAGCGCGGCCGTAAGAAGAAGGAACCTTCcccgtcgccgccgcccaagAAGAGGAAGAAGGAGAAGACTACTTACATTGAAGAAGATGATGAAGAGGTATGTATTTTGTAGAAAGgcaatttatatttaacatGTTGGATAGGCAACATGTTGAGGCATAGTCATCTTGTACCCACTTGAGACTTTTGTAGGGTCTTGAAATTTTCTCAGCCTTCCAAAAAGAAGATCTTATAGAGAAGAACCACCAAAAAACTCGTATTACTTCATTGACATAATTGATTTCTCAAAGACCTCATTTTGAGACGTATAAGAaattagaataataatttagcTACTACGAAATCATATCTTGCGTTCACATATTGCTAAGCCAATGAATGAGGACTTAAGCCCCTATATCCTAGGGCCCTAGGGCATGTGTAAAAtagattttcttatttattttaaatcccaCAGATTCCTCTAGCACTCAGCCGTAAATCAACCAAAATAAAAGAAGAGAAAGACAAGCCGAAAGACAAAAAGGACGGCGAGCCCGCCGAGCGCAGCCGACGCACAAAGAAAACTAAGTCTTATGTCGACGACGATTTGGACGATATTCCTCTGAAGAACATCAAGAAAGAGGTGCGGCCTGAGGAAACCGTGTCTATGGAGAGGTTCTACTTCGGACAGATCGGTGGGAACGGGGAATTTGTCAAAACTGCTATTGCTGTTGAGGTTGGTATATTAATTTAACGGCTAAATACATTGCCATTGAAAAGAAATGAAAAGTAATCGTTCCACTCTCCTATGTAGATTAAACGAAAAATATTGAGTTTTattgccattcaaaaagtggAGAAGAAAGGGCAAGAAACTTCATCGTTATATTACTGACTTTTGAAGATAAATTTTgctcctatttttttaaagaaattgtgacaaattgtgaaaaaattcaaaatgaatatttttaaaaatctcttTGCAACACATCACTCACTACTAATTTATATTCTAGCTATCTATTGTATTTTTGagataaaagttatttaacaATCTCTAACCGCAAAACGGATAGATAGGTAACACAAATCCACAGTTAACTAACCAACAATATCTTTCTCAGTGTCCCGTCTGCCACGAGGAATACAACGACAACATATCCCTGATGACACACATGTTCGGTCACGCGGTGCCGCCCGCCGACCCCGCGGCTCAGTTCCAGTGCACCTACTGTCTCTCGCGGTTCCTCTTACAAGAGGAGCTGGATACACATCTGAAGCATAACCATCCGGCTGATACTAAGTCGCCGGAATTGTTTACTTATGCGTGCTTGATTTGTGAGGTGAGTTTTTGgtgttatatgtatttataactatgAAAAAATTACTATATGTTTTAGTTTGAAGCAAGGTTGGAgggtaataataattaaaaaataaataaatactttctaggtttgaaaagttttttaaaaattctacaaaataatttctgaacTAAGTTTGCAATTTAACCGTATTAtttgcaagattttttttacatatttttttaatcctgAACGTATCTTCtcctaaataaaaacataatattaaaatcgcGTAACACAATCTAAACATACCACCGAAAACCCAACATACATAATCTCTCAAGAGATGTCGCTGTTCTTTGAACTACTTTTTCTCTCGGGTTTTTTCTGAGTTAGGGTCGATTTATACTAGCGCAGAGACGAAGCGCATCGAAGTGTCTATCCAAAACTGAACATAACAAATTCAACCTTAACTCCACCGCGTAACGCACACATTACTTCGGAGATTTTAAAAAGACGTGCGCATTCGTCGGAATTCGCGCGTGTGCGCGCGAACTACACAAATTGGTACAAATTGGTGCATTCTCGCGCCCACTAGCGAACCAATGCGTCAACTGGCAAGTGATTCAATAGCTCTGCTGTTGATGCCCATTACTACACGTGAGAGTGCGCGCGTATTCCGGCGAATACTGACGCGCGCATGATGTTGTAAACGATTTGACGCTTCGATGCGGTTCGACTCTGCGCTAGTATAAATCGACCCTTAGGGTCGCGAGTCGGAATATGATGAGATATATGGAGAACCTACACTCAACGTGGCCCGCCCGACACGCTCTTGTCGATTTTTCTACGATAATGTACGATATGTTcatatacaaatataatttaaacccCATTTCCACCCCCGCAGGTCCGTTTCGCGGCAGTCCTGACGCTGGCCTCGCACATGCAGAAGACGCATGCTCCCCTAGAGCTGCCGTACGCGTGCGACGCGTGCGACTACCGCGTGTCCGCGCAGCGCGGCGCCGCCGACCACTACCGCGCCGCGCATGCCAACAGTGATACTGTGCTGTGTCCTTATTGTCTTAAGGTAAACTATATCTTCTAGTGACTCATCGTCCTTCCGCCTTCTAGGAGACAAGAAGCCCTTGTCGACGGCGTACGTTGCTCCACTCGCTCCTCAGAGAGAGTCAGCAAACCCTAGCAGCCCGAcgcctgctggggctgcgggattgttcgaaagtgttACCGCAGCCCAGTACATAGAGGGCTTAAGACGcaacatcatcatccttcgagctttttcccaactatgttgcggtcagcttccagtctaaccggacgcagctgaataccagttttttacaaggagcgattgtcctatctgacctcctcaacccaggtaccCAGGCAATCCAATCCCCCTTAGAAAGACTGGAAAGTCTGAACGTGGACATTGAAGCATCCTCTGGTACTATTAAAATAACCGCTAATACTTATTTAACTGTCTGTCCTCGCTAATTTCTAAAAAGATTTTTACTGTTCTTTCACTGGGATA encodes:
- the LOC124645876 gene encoding uncharacterized protein LOC124645876 isoform X1, producing MKLKKPKTDTEEALPVVPPQAEIIEADLYKRSYFGPDVPTLELECWEEELSEAQLQAYKNADDEYKSIQNRLDEMVKDTGGEIVYNGDQFTAYQLLGKQPVLKDLERQSAEIIRSRSRSLSISRENKPGKRGRPKKIRTEEDRDYSPSPERNRSPEVKHKKKKKDKEKAKDNKDTKTKDKTLAPSNVHSVVTNVRPSEATAIGGLLTGSATKTTAIVDLTKDDGNKNVADSREVSFNKLQGKTFPSLVVVARPYLRSKDAAAPSDRSTLDSKVKSVLMHTPMKFTEWLIQQGLVRSEQWCVIHAGNKLKLGMYSDVSKFPYSGGYVWISECCPTRFVSVYSSSIFEGATFPPSVLLKLIYHWACQTNVQNVVQWVKVDNLYVKGLFTWLRAVCTSAIHQHMALLGGSGKKVEVGVISLGTTSHDGTQRQVKVEVLGVLDPVEKLIRLRAVEPLAEHEKNYKKRFQKILEPLSSWVHPSSVILTDLTVDKGTLVSMGFKNVHQASAHSDASAARNSNANIMEYLRRIVPRMFQNTLSLLSRQIIQQFLDELVWRERYGISPGQAFDNIVIHIAEQSKMESKDPITVRLNKIAANPFKNWKYPTGKKRDKLEEPEPETGRGKRGRKKKEPSPSPPPKKRKKEKTTYIEEDDEEIPLALSRKSTKIKEEKDKPKDKKDGEPAERSRRTKKTKSYVDDDLDDIPLKNIKKEVRPEETVSMERFYFGQIGGNGEFVKTAIAVECPVCHEEYNDNISLMTHMFGHAVPPADPAAQFQCTYCLSRFLLQEELDTHLKHNHPADTKSPELFTYACLICEVRFAAVLTLASHMQKTHAPLELPYACDACDYRVSAQRGAADHYRAAHANSDTVLCPYCLKVIKVYADGHELTANVALYLEHLRQHQDKEMEVRCNRCVLKFVHLGQLKEHQVRDHITVEGATPLCSEEHLISKPRNKARPPVKDSASHTLSDTYEDVTLLLPDGMLCRECDTPLERDKHFLGTTRCTKCSYVTSCYRAMLRHSGYCAGPHSLEDAPRPAPYRSHCVCGYNTTVGTDMLTHLLMCDHKSAYASEEDARANTIGAGDDATAVKPVEDTPAPVDTQQPVDSVVGMSDYAPPSVLNTQLSLDDLAPPSVLQSDQHDQELLKDTYDRPLATPRHEEPHYSLGDFEPLPQEPPPQPDFEQL
- the LOC124645876 gene encoding uncharacterized protein LOC124645876 isoform X2, which gives rise to MKLKKPKTDTEEALPVVPPQAEIIEADLYKRSYFGPDVPTLELECWEEELSEAQLQAYKNADDEYKSIQNRLDEMVKDTGGEIVYNGDQFTAYQLLGKQPVLKDLERQSAEIIRSRSRSLSISRENKPGKRGRPKKIRTEEDRDYSPSPERNRSPEVKHKKKKKDKEKAKDNKDTKTKDKTLAPSNVHSVVTNVRPSEATAIGGLLTGSATKTTAIVDLTKDDGNKNVADSREVSFNKLQGKTFPSLVVVARPYLRSKDAAAPSDRSTLDSKVKSVLMHTPMKFTEWLIQQGLVRSEQWCVIHAGNKLKLGMYSDVSKFPYSGGYVWISECCPTRFVSVYSSSIFEGATFPPSVLLKLIYHWACQTNVQNVVQWVKVDNLYVKGLFTWLRAVCTSAIHQHMALLGGSGKKVEVGVISLGTTSHDGTQRQVKVEVLGVLDPVEKLIRLRAVEPLAEHEKNYKKRFQKILEPLSSWVHPSSVILTDLTVDKGTLVSMGFKNVHQASAHSDASAARNSNANIMEYLRRIVPRMFQNTLSLLSRQIIQQFLDELVWRERYGISPGQAFDNIVIHIAEQSKMESKDPITVRLNKIAANPFKNWKYPTGKKRDKLEEPEPETGRGKRGRKKKEPSPSPPPKKRKKEKTTYIEEDDEEIPLALSRKSTKIKEEKDKPKDKKDGEPAERSRRTKKTKSYVDDDLDDIPLKNIKKEVRPEETVSMERFYFGQIGGNGEFVKTAIAVECPVCHEEYNDNISLMTHMFGHAVPPADPAAQFQCTYCLSRFLLQEELDTHLKHNHPADTKSPELFTYACLICEVRFAAVLTLASHMQKTHAPLELPYACDACDYRVSAQRGAADHYRAAHANSDTVLCPYCLKVIKVYADGHELTANVALYLEHLRQHQDKEMEVRCNRCVLKFVHLGQLKEHQVRDHITVEGATPLCSEEHLISKPRNKARPPVKDSASHTLSDTYEDVTLLLPDGMLCRECDTPLERDKHFLGTTRCTKCSYVTSCYRAMLRHSGYCAGPHSLEDAPRPAPYRSHCVCGYNTTVGTDMLTHLLMCDHKSAYASEEDARANTIGAGDDATAVKPVEDTPAPVDTQPVDSVVGMSDYAPPSVLNTQLSLDDLAPPSVLQSDQHDQELLKDTYDRPLATPRHEEPHYSLGDFEPLPQEPPPQPDFEQL